The following DNA comes from Bacillota bacterium.
CCGTCGCCGGCACGGTCCCCATCCGTCCCGCCTGGAAATCCTCGAACGCCTGGATGATCTCTTCCCGCGTGTTCATGACGAAGGGACCGTAAAAGGCGATGGTCTCGCGGATCGGCAGGCCGCCCAGGAGCAGCACCTCCATGGCCGGCGCCGACTCGGCGTCGAGCGTGCCGGGCTGGCGCCGGTCCGCGGTGAGCGTGACGACCTCGCCCGGGCCGAAGACCGCCAGCTGTCCCGCCTGGATCGGAGTCGCCTCGGGGCCGACGCTCCCGCTGCCGATCAGCACGTAGGCCAGGGCGTTGAAGTTCTCGCGCCAGGCCAGGCGCAGCCGAGCGCCCGGCGTGATCGACGCGTGGAGGTAGTCGATCGGCGTCCAGGTGACACCGGGACCCTTGTGGCCGCCCACCTCGCCCGCGATGATGCGCAGGAGCGCGCCCCCGTCCGGGGAGATGACGCGCGTCACCCGCTCGTGGTGGATGTCCTGGTAGCGCGGCGGCGTCCACTTCAGCCGCCGGGGCAGGTTGACCCAGAGCTGCACCGCGTGGAAGAGGCCCCCGTGCAGGTAGAGCTCCTCGGGCGGCATCTCGTCGTGAAGGATGCCGGACCCCGCCGTCATCCACTGCGTATCCCCGGCCCGGATCAGCCCGCCGCCGCCGTTGGAGTCCTGATGGCGGAAGGCGCCGGCCATGATGTAGGTGACCGTCTCGAAGCCGCGGTGCGGGTGCCAGGGTGCTCCGCGGGCCTCGCGGGGCCCGTAGTCGACGGGCCCGATGTGGTCCAGCAGGAGGAAGGGATCGGTCTCCCGCAGGTCCGCCTCAGGACCCGGAAAGGGCCTGCGCACGCGAAAACCCGCCCCCTCCAGCTGCGAGTGGGCCGTCACCAGGTGCCGCACGCTCCGCTCCCGCGCCCCCGGGACCGGCTCGGGCAGCCGCGGCAGGACTAGGAGCTCGCCTTCTTCCGGATGGGACAAGCGGCTTCACCTCCTTGGAGGAGTACCCGTCGTTATTCATTTCGAAGCGTGTCTAATCATATTCCCTTCCGTCCAGAAAGCCAAACGGGGGCAGGCCGCGCCCCCCGGTGCCGCGCCCGTCGCCCCAAGACGTACCTTATCCTGAGGCCCCTCCGTACGTTGGCCATCCACGCCGAACGATATATACTGAGTACGCCTTAGCGTTCGCATTTGGACGGCATCCCGCCCACGCTGGGGGAGGCGATCGCTCTTGCCATCCGTGGCGCTCCTCGTCGGCAGTCCCTCGGACATCCCGCGCGTGACCGCCTGCACGGAGGAGCTCCGGGAGCTGGGGATCCCCTGGGAACAGCGCATCCTCTCCGCACACCGGACCCCGGACGATCTGGCCGAGTACGTCCGCCAGGCGGAGACCCGGGGGATCCGCCTCTTCATCGCGGCGGCCGGCCTCTCGGCCGCACTCCCCGGCGCCGTCGCGGCGCACACCGTGCGGCCCGTCATCGGCCTTCCCCTGGCGGCGGGCCCGCTGGGGGGGTGGGATGCGCTCCTCAGCGTGGTCCAGATGCCGCCGGGCGTGCCGGTCGCCGCGGTCGGCGCCGACGCCGGGCGGAACGCCGCCCTTCTCGCGGCCGCCATCCTGGCCCTGGACGACCCCGCCTTGGCGGAGCGGCTCCGGCGCCGGCGCGAGAGGCAGGCCGCCGACCTGCGCGAGGCCGACCGCAGCTGGAGCGGTGGCAGTGTGCCGGCGGAGGCCTCCGAGAGGGAAGGCGGCCCCAGGTGATCGAGCGCTACACCCTGCCTTCCTTCCGGCGACTCTGGTCCGACGAGCAGCGCTGGCGGCTCTGGCTGGAGGTGGAGCTGGCGGCGCTCGAGGCGCAGGCCGAGCTCGGGGTCGTGCCCGCCGGGGTGCCCGCGGCCATCCGGAGCGCGCTGCCGGCCGATCCCGAGGGCCGGCCGCTCCTCCCCGAGCGGCTGCCGCCGCGGATCGCCGAGATCGAGGCGCGGGTACAGCACGACGTCATCGCCTTCGTCAGCGCTCTGGCCGAGCAGGTGGGGGAGGCGGGGCGCTGGCTGCATCATGGCCTCACTTCCTACGACGTGGTCGACACCGCGCTGGGACTCCAGCTGCGCCAGGCGTTCGACCTGCTGGTCGAGGAGCTCGACGGGCTCCGCCTCGCCCTCCGCCGGCAGGCCGAGCGCTGGGCGTATCAGCCGATGGCCGGACGGACGCACGGGATGATCGCGGAGCCGGTGACGCTGGGCCTCAAGCTGGCCCTGGACTGGGAGGAGCTGGGCCGCGACCGGGAGCGGCTGCTCCGTGCCCGGCGGGCGGTGGCGGTGGGTCGCCTGGCGGGCGCGGTGGGCACCTATGCCAGCGGCGACCCGCGGTGGGAGGAGCGGGTCTGCCGGCGGCTCGGCCTGGAGCCCGCACCGATCTCCAGCCAGGTGCTGGGCCGCGACCGGCACGCCGAGGCGCTCTCCGCCGTCGCCATCACCGGCGGCACGCTGGAGCGGATGGCGGTCGACCTGCGGGGGCTGGCCCGGAGCGAGGTGGGCGAACTCCTGGAGCCCTTCCCGCCGGGCAAGAAGGGGTCGTCGGCCATGCCCCACAAGCGGAATCCCGAGCGGTCGGAGCGGGTGACGGGCCTCGCCCGGCTGCTCCGCGGCTACGCGCTGGCTGCGCTGGAGAACCAGGCGCTCTGGCACGAGCGGGACATCAGCCATTCCTCCGTGGAGCGGGTGATCCTGCCCGACGCCACCAGCCTGCTCGGCTACATGCTCCGCCTCGAACGCGAGCTGGTCGAGGGGCTGGAGGTCCGTCCGGGCGCGATGGCGCGGAATCTGGACCTGGGCGGCGGCGTGATCCATTCGGAGCGGGTGCTGACCGCCCTGGTCGCGAGCGGCATGACGCGGGAGGAGGCGTACGCGCGGGTCCAGGCACACGCGCTGCGCGCCTTGGACGGCGGGCCCGAATTCCGCCGGGCGCTGGCGGAGGACCCCGAGGTGGTGGGGCGCCTGGGCCGAGACGGGCTTGCGGCCTGTTTCGACCTGGGATCGACTCTGCGACACATCCCCACGCTCTTCGCCCGTCTCGGGCTGGAGGCGGGGGGAGCGGGCGGTGCCGCGGGCGCGCGGCGCGGATCGGACGGGGCCGGCGGGGCGGCGGCATCGCTGGAAGGAAGATCCGAGCAGGCGGGAGGTGGGCGGCATGGCGGGCGCGACGGAGACGCAGCTGTATGAGGGCAAGGCGAAGATCGTCTTCGCCACCGGGGAGCCGGAGGTGCTGCGCGTCGAGTTCAAGGACGACGCCACCGCCTTCAACGGGGCGAAACGGGCACAGATCGCGCAGAAGGGGGAGCTCAACCGGGAGATCAGCGCGCTCGTCTTCGAGGCGTTGGAGGCGCGCGGGATCCGGACGCACTTCCTGGGGCGGCTGGGCCGGCGCTCGATGCGGGTGCGGCGCCTCAAGATGATCCCCGTCGAGGTGGTGGTCCGCAACGTGGTCGCCGGGAGCCTCGCCCAGCGACTGGGCCGGGCCGAGGGCGAGGTGCTGGCCCGGCCGGTGGTCGAGTTCTTCCTGAAGGACGACGCGTTGGGCGACCCCTGGATCAACGCCACCCACGCCCAGGCGCTGGGCCTGGCCACGGAGGAAGAGATGCGCGAGGTGGAACGGCTGGCGCTGGCGGTCGACCAGGCGCTGCTCCCCTGGCTGGCGGAGCGCGGGCTCCGCCTGATCGACTTCAAGCTGGAGTTCGGCCGGGCCGCCGACGGCTCCCTGCTCCTGGGCGACGAGATCACCCCCGACACCTGCCGGTTCTGGGACGTGGAGACCGGGGAGCGGCTGGACAAGGACCGCTTCCGCCGGGACCTGGGCGACGTGACCGGCGCCTACCGCGAGGTGCTCCGGCGGCTCCGGGAGGCGGCCCGGTGAGCCGCTGGCGGGTGGTGGTGGAGGCGATGCCACGGCCCGGGGTCCGCGATCCCCAGGGCGACACGGTCCGGGCGGCGCTGGCCGCCGCCCATCCGTCGCTGGAGAGCGTCCGCGTCGGCCGGCGCGTCGAGCTGGTGCTGGAGGCGCCCGATCGGGAGCGGGCGCTGGCCGAGGCGCAGGCCGCCTGCGACGAGCTGCTGGTTCACCCGCTCCTGGAGACGGCGGAGCTGCACGTCGAGGCGTGGGAGCCGGCGGGCGCGCCGGCCGGGGGGTGAGCCCGCTGCGCGTGGCCGTCGTCCACTTCCCCGGCTCCAACTGCGACCGGGACACGCTCTGGGCCTTCCGGGAGGTGCTGGGGGAGGAGGCTGTCCCCGTCGACCACGAGCGCGCGACGCTGCCCGCGGTCGACCTGGTGGTCCTGCCCGGGGGCTTCAGCTACGGCGACTACCTCCGCCCGGGGGCCGTGGCCGCCCGCGCGCCGGTGATGCGGGCGGTACGGGCCCACGCCGCCGCGGGGGGCCTGGTCCTGGGCATCTGCAACGGCTTCCAGATCCTCTGTGAGGCGGGGCTCCTCCCCGGCGCCCTGGTCCGGAACGAGAGCGGCCGCTTCGTCTGCCGCACGGTCCACCTGCGGGTGGAGAGCGACCGGGCGCCCCTGACCGCGGCGCTGCGACCGGGCGAGGTGATCCGCCTGCCCGTCGCCCACGGCGCCGGCAACTACCGGCTTCCCCCCGGCGAGGCGGAGCGGCTGGCCGCCCAGGGACGCATCCTCCTCCGCTACGCCGACGCCCGCGGCGAGGTGACGCCCGAGGCCAACCCCAACGGCTCCGAGGCGAGCATCGCCGGCGTCGCCGACGCCGCCGGGAACGTGATGGGGCTGATGCCGCATCCCGAGCGCGCCGTCGCCGCATGGCAGGGGTCGGTCGACGGGCTCCGGCTCCTGCGCTCGCTCCTGGGAGCGGACGAGGGTGCCGAGCGGGGCGCCAGGGGTCCCGAGACGTGGATTCCGATGTGGACGCCATGATGGCGACCGTGATGGCATGACGCCTCTTGCTGCAAGGACCGCCGAGAGGGGTGGGCAAGCCGCGTGACAACCCCCGCCGACCTTCACGCTCGAGCTCGACGCCGGCGACGCCGGCCGGTCTGGGAGGAAGTCGGCCTGACCGCCGGGGAGTACCGGCGCGTCGTCCGGCTGATCGGCCGCGATCCCAACCCGGTGGAGCTGGGCGTCTTCGGGCTCCTCTGGTCCGAGCACTGCAGCTACAAGTCCTCCCGGGCGTTCCTGGGCCGGCTTCCTTCCGCGGGGCCGCAGGTGGTCCAGGGGCCGGGAGGCAACGCCGGGGTGGTGGAGACGGGGGAGGGCTGGTGGGTGGCCGTCCGCATCGAGAGCCACAACCACCCCACCGCCGTCGATCCCTACCAGGGTGCGGCCACCGGCGCGGGAGGCATCCTCCGCGACGTCCTCTCCACCGGAGCCCGGCCGGTGGCGCTCCTCGACTCGCTCCGGGTCGGCCCGCCGGGCGACCGCCGCTCCCTGCGCCTGCTCGACGGCATGGTCCGCGGCGTCGGCGACTACGGCAACTCGGTGGGCGTGCCCACCGTGGGCGGGGAGGTCGTCTTCCACCCGGGCTACGCGGCCGCACCGCTCCTGAACGTGATGTGCGTGGGGCTCCTCCGCCCGGGTTCGCTCCTCTCCCCCGCCGCCCGGGGCGAGGGCAACCCGGTCTGGCTCCTCGGCTCGGCCACCGGCCGCGACGGCCTCCACGGCGCCAGTCTCCTCGCCTCGCGGGCGTTGGCCGCCGCCGGCGGGGAGGAGCGTTCGCTCCGTCCCGCCGTCCAGGTGGGCGACCCCCTCGCGGGCAAGGTGCTGATCGAGGGCTGCCTCGCCCTGGCCGAGGCGGGTCTCGTGGTCGGCCTCAACGACCTGGGCGCGGGCGGCATCGCCGCCTCCGCCGCGGAGGCGGCGGCCCGGGCGGGGACGGGGCTCCTCCTCGACCTCGACCGGGTGGCGCTGCGCGACCCCACCCTGGGGCCGTACGAGATCCTGCTCTCCGAGACGCAGGAGCGCATGCTCCTGGTCAGCCCGGCCGGGCGCGAGGCGGAGGTGGAGGAACTGGTCGGCCGCTTCGGCCTGCCAGCCCGGCGGATCGGCCGGGTGACCGGCGACGGTCGCCTGGTCGCCCTCTGGCGGGGCCGGACGGTGGTCGACCTGCCCGTGGCGGCGCTGACCGAGAAGGCGCCGCGTTACCGGCGGCCCGCCCGCAGACGCGGCCGGCAGGCCGAGAGCGGCCGCGAGCCCGGAGCGCCCGGGCGGCCGCCCCTCCCGGATCCCGCCCTGCTCCGCCGGGTGAGCGAGCAGTACGACCGCCAGGTGGGTCACCTCACCCTGCGCGCCCCGGGCTTCGGCGGCGACCAGGGGGCGGCGCTCCTCCGCCTGCCGGGCGGTCGCGGGGCGCTGGCGCTGGCCATGGCCGGGCGCGAGGAGGCGTGCGGGCGCGATCCCTTCCTGGGCGCCGCGCTCAGCGTCGCCGCCGCCCTCCGCCCGCTGGCCGCCCTGGGCGCGGAGCCGCTGGCCCTGGTGGACGCGCTCAACCTGGCCAGCCCGGAGCGGCCCGAGGTGATGGGGGACTTCCTCGACCTGGTGGAGGGCGTCGCCCGGGCCGCGGAGCACCTGGGGGTGCCGGTGGTGGGCGGCAACGTCAGCTTCTACAACGAGACGGGGGAGGCGGGCGCCGTGCCCACCCCCGTCATCGGCGCC
Coding sequences within:
- a CDS encoding phosphoribosylaminoimidazolesuccinocarboxamide synthase → MAGATETQLYEGKAKIVFATGEPEVLRVEFKDDATAFNGAKRAQIAQKGELNREISALVFEALEARGIRTHFLGRLGRRSMRVRRLKMIPVEVVVRNVVAGSLAQRLGRAEGEVLARPVVEFFLKDDALGDPWINATHAQALGLATEEEMREVERLALAVDQALLPWLAERGLRLIDFKLEFGRAADGSLLLGDEITPDTCRFWDVETGERLDKDRFRRDLGDVTGAYREVLRRLREAAR
- the purL gene encoding phosphoribosylformylglycinamidine synthase subunit PurL, with protein sequence MTTPADLHARARRRRRRPVWEEVGLTAGEYRRVVRLIGRDPNPVELGVFGLLWSEHCSYKSSRAFLGRLPSAGPQVVQGPGGNAGVVETGEGWWVAVRIESHNHPTAVDPYQGAATGAGGILRDVLSTGARPVALLDSLRVGPPGDRRSLRLLDGMVRGVGDYGNSVGVPTVGGEVVFHPGYAAAPLLNVMCVGLLRPGSLLSPAARGEGNPVWLLGSATGRDGLHGASLLASRALAAAGGEERSLRPAVQVGDPLAGKVLIEGCLALAEAGLVVGLNDLGAGGIAASAAEAAARAGTGLLLDLDRVALRDPTLGPYEILLSETQERMLLVSPAGREAEVEELVGRFGLPARRIGRVTGDGRLVALWRGRTVVDLPVAALTEKAPRYRRPARRRGRQAESGREPGAPGRPPLPDPALLRRVSEQYDRQVGHLTLRAPGFGGDQGAALLRLPGGRGALALAMAGREEACGRDPFLGAALSVAAALRPLAALGAEPLALVDALNLASPERPEVMGDFLDLVEGVARAAEHLGVPVVGGNVSFYNETGEAGAVPTPVIGAVGRVRDFERALARPGPGWLLLLCSPAGGESGLDALLEEERRLQEACRAAVAEGLAVAAHVGRAGLAATLASWLPGGLGLEEPPESAAGGEGAASVWEPGRFLLAVAPERTAEMEARARRHGLRLEPLGRLVEGVGGWPN
- a CDS encoding phosphoribosylformylglycinamidine synthase subunit PurS is translated as MSRWRVVVEAMPRPGVRDPQGDTVRAALAAAHPSLESVRVGRRVELVLEAPDRERALAEAQAACDELLVHPLLETAELHVEAWEPAGAPAGG
- a CDS encoding pirin family protein, with product MSHPEEGELLVLPRLPEPVPGARERSVRHLVTAHSQLEGAGFRVRRPFPGPEADLRETDPFLLLDHIGPVDYGPREARGAPWHPHRGFETVTYIMAGAFRHQDSNGGGGLIRAGDTQWMTAGSGILHDEMPPEELYLHGGLFHAVQLWVNLPRRLKWTPPRYQDIHHERVTRVISPDGGALLRIIAGEVGGHKGPGVTWTPIDYLHASITPGARLRLAWRENFNALAYVLIGSGSVGPEATPIQAGQLAVFGPGEVVTLTADRRQPGTLDAESAPAMEVLLLGGLPIRETIAFYGPFVMNTREEIIQAFEDFQAGRMGTVPATVLEPAPVTGSGQGASGESGGDGDRDPAR
- the purB gene encoding adenylosuccinate lyase is translated as MIERYTLPSFRRLWSDEQRWRLWLEVELAALEAQAELGVVPAGVPAAIRSALPADPEGRPLLPERLPPRIAEIEARVQHDVIAFVSALAEQVGEAGRWLHHGLTSYDVVDTALGLQLRQAFDLLVEELDGLRLALRRQAERWAYQPMAGRTHGMIAEPVTLGLKLALDWEELGRDRERLLRARRAVAVGRLAGAVGTYASGDPRWEERVCRRLGLEPAPISSQVLGRDRHAEALSAVAITGGTLERMAVDLRGLARSEVGELLEPFPPGKKGSSAMPHKRNPERSERVTGLARLLRGYALAALENQALWHERDISHSSVERVILPDATSLLGYMLRLERELVEGLEVRPGAMARNLDLGGGVIHSERVLTALVASGMTREEAYARVQAHALRALDGGPEFRRALAEDPEVVGRLGRDGLAACFDLGSTLRHIPTLFARLGLEAGGAGGAAGARRGSDGAGGAAASLEGRSEQAGGGRHGGRDGDAAV
- the purQ gene encoding phosphoribosylformylglycinamidine synthase I, coding for MSPLRVAVVHFPGSNCDRDTLWAFREVLGEEAVPVDHERATLPAVDLVVLPGGFSYGDYLRPGAVAARAPVMRAVRAHAAAGGLVLGICNGFQILCEAGLLPGALVRNESGRFVCRTVHLRVESDRAPLTAALRPGEVIRLPVAHGAGNYRLPPGEAERLAAQGRILLRYADARGEVTPEANPNGSEASIAGVADAAGNVMGLMPHPERAVAAWQGSVDGLRLLRSLLGADEGAERGARGPETWIPMWTP
- the purE gene encoding 5-(carboxyamino)imidazole ribonucleotide mutase translates to MALLVGSPSDIPRVTACTEELRELGIPWEQRILSAHRTPDDLAEYVRQAETRGIRLFIAAAGLSAALPGAVAAHTVRPVIGLPLAAGPLGGWDALLSVVQMPPGVPVAAVGADAGRNAALLAAAILALDDPALAERLRRRRERQAADLREADRSWSGGSVPAEASEREGGPR